A region from the Mesorhizobium sp. J8 genome encodes:
- a CDS encoding L,D-transpeptidase — translation MKKFVLMATVLATALFGMSVASRAATLVANIDVSSQTMTVSKYGQVLYRWSVSTARPGYFTPRGSYRPQWTARMWYSRKYDNSPMPYSVFFHGGYAIHGTGAVRHLGRPASHGCVRLHPANAATFYTMVKQAGFGNTRIVVTN, via the coding sequence ATGAAAAAGTTCGTTCTCATGGCAACCGTGCTGGCAACCGCGTTGTTTGGTATGTCCGTCGCAAGCCGGGCGGCCACGCTGGTCGCCAATATCGACGTCTCTTCGCAAACCATGACCGTCAGCAAATACGGCCAGGTGCTCTATCGCTGGAGCGTATCGACGGCGCGCCCCGGCTATTTCACGCCGCGCGGAAGCTACCGGCCGCAATGGACTGCGCGGATGTGGTATTCGCGCAAATATGACAACTCGCCGATGCCCTATTCGGTGTTCTTCCATGGCGGCTACGCCATTCATGGCACCGGGGCGGTGAGACATCTCGGACGTCCGGCCTCGCATGGCTGCGTGCGCCTGCATCCGGCCAACGCCGCGACCTTCTATACGATGGTCAAGCAAGCCGGCTTCGGCAACACGCGGATCGTCGTCACCAACTGA
- a CDS encoding ABC transporter permease has protein sequence MTMRVDLPEETIAGVLAKALGNRSFLIGLVITLLIVAVALLSFVWTPYDVTKLVIAEKTQAPSWAHWFGTDHFGRDILSMVMVGARNSIAVALVAVGIGMGIGVPLGAFAAARGGLADEALMRVNDLVFAFPALLSAVMITAIFGPGAVNAIIAIGIFNIPVFARVARAGALAIWPREFILAARAAGKGMTRITVEHILPNIATLLLVQGTIQFALGILAEAGLSYVGLGAQPPMPSWGRMLFDAQTRMVTAPWMAIFPGMAIVITVLGLNLLGDGLADILDPKSRRRR, from the coding sequence ATGACCATGCGCGTCGACCTTCCCGAGGAGACCATCGCCGGCGTACTGGCCAAGGCCTTGGGCAACCGCTCCTTTCTGATCGGGCTCGTCATCACCCTGCTGATCGTGGCCGTCGCGCTCCTCTCCTTCGTCTGGACGCCCTACGACGTCACCAAGCTCGTGATCGCCGAAAAGACGCAGGCGCCCTCCTGGGCACACTGGTTCGGCACCGATCATTTCGGCCGCGACATCCTGTCTATGGTCATGGTCGGCGCCCGCAACTCGATCGCGGTGGCGCTGGTCGCGGTCGGCATCGGCATGGGCATCGGCGTGCCGCTCGGCGCCTTCGCCGCCGCGCGCGGCGGGTTGGCCGACGAGGCGCTGATGCGCGTCAACGACCTGGTCTTCGCCTTCCCTGCCCTGCTCTCGGCGGTCATGATCACCGCGATCTTCGGCCCGGGCGCCGTCAACGCCATCATTGCCATCGGCATCTTCAACATACCTGTCTTCGCGCGCGTCGCCCGCGCGGGCGCGCTGGCGATCTGGCCGCGCGAGTTCATCCTCGCCGCACGCGCCGCCGGCAAGGGCATGACGCGGATCACCGTCGAGCACATCCTGCCCAACATCGCGACGCTACTCTTGGTCCAGGGCACCATCCAGTTCGCGCTGGGCATCCTCGCCGAAGCCGGGCTTTCCTATGTCGGCCTCGGCGCGCAGCCGCCGATGCCGAGTTGGGGCCGCATGCTGTTCGACGCGCAGACGCGCATGGTGACCGCGCCCTGGATGGCGATCTTCCCCGGCATGGCGATCGTCATTACCGTGCTTGGGCTGAACCTGCTCGGCGACGGCCTGGCCGACATCCTCGACCCGAAATCGCGACGGCGCCGATGA
- a CDS encoding TerB family tellurite resistance protein, producing MAMALLDQIRSIFDGDPGVRKVADDPVLSAELLMLFRMILADGSVSESEMVVFRRICKEAFGIPESSIDAVIEYLNDFGYETNGSQAIALFRDLDVERRKLLARHMADIAKADARLAESEVKLLRRTLDLLDISPVDLVKPES from the coding sequence GTGGCAATGGCGCTGCTCGACCAGATACGTTCGATCTTCGACGGTGACCCGGGCGTGCGCAAGGTGGCGGACGATCCGGTGCTGTCGGCGGAACTCTTGATGCTGTTCCGCATGATCCTGGCCGACGGCTCGGTCTCGGAGAGCGAGATGGTCGTCTTCCGGCGCATCTGCAAGGAAGCCTTCGGCATTCCGGAAAGCAGCATCGACGCCGTCATCGAATATCTCAACGATTTTGGCTACGAAACCAACGGCTCGCAGGCGATCGCGCTGTTCCGCGATCTCGATGTCGAGCGCCGGAAGCTGCTCGCGCGCCATATGGCCGACATCGCCAAGGCCGACGCCAGGCTGGCGGAGAGCGAGGTGAAGCTGCTGCGCCGCACACTCGACCTGCTCGACATCAGCCCGGTCGATCTGGTGAAGCCGGAGAGCTGA
- a CDS encoding ABC transporter substrate-binding protein: protein MKLWKTILAAATLSLAAATSAFAARTDLTLGIVLEPPHLDPTAGAAAAIGEVTYANVFEGLTRIDDNGQVQPALAESWAVSDDGKVYTFKLHSGVKFHDGSAFSADDVKFSLDRARAKDSLNPQKQLFAHITDVAAVDPATVKVTLDGPQGDFLYDMGQVAAVIVAKASADGNKDKPIGTGPFKLDHWAKGSEITLVKNPDYWGTPAALDKATFRIVPDAAAAVPALLSGDIQAFANMPAQDALAQVQSDPRFSVVIGSTEGETILSINNKKPPFDKLAVRQALASAIDRSAVIAAASNGLGKPIGSHFSPGDAGYVDLTGVYPHDIAKAKAYLKEAGLENGFSATIKLPPVPYARDGGQVIQSQLKEIGVNLQIIPVEWAEWLSQVFTNKDYDLTIVSHVEPNDIDIYSRPGYYFQYDNPKFNDIIKELGTTVDKDKRLELLGEAQKILAHDVPAVYLFELPKIGVWDAKLQGMWTNWPIEADDLTKVKWTD from the coding sequence ATGAAACTGTGGAAGACCATCCTGGCCGCGGCTACCCTGTCGCTTGCCGCCGCCACGTCGGCCTTTGCCGCACGCACCGACCTCACACTCGGCATCGTGCTCGAGCCGCCGCATCTCGATCCGACCGCCGGCGCGGCCGCGGCCATCGGCGAGGTCACCTATGCCAACGTCTTCGAAGGGCTGACGCGCATCGACGACAATGGCCAGGTCCAACCCGCTCTCGCCGAGAGCTGGGCCGTCTCCGACGACGGCAAGGTCTACACGTTCAAGCTGCATTCCGGCGTGAAGTTCCACGATGGCTCGGCCTTCAGCGCCGACGACGTGAAGTTCTCGCTGGACCGGGCGCGCGCCAAGGATTCGCTCAATCCGCAAAAGCAGCTCTTTGCGCACATCACCGATGTCGCGGCGGTTGATCCGGCGACTGTGAAGGTCACGCTTGACGGACCGCAGGGCGATTTCCTCTATGACATGGGACAGGTTGCGGCGGTAATCGTGGCGAAGGCATCGGCCGACGGCAACAAGGACAAGCCGATCGGCACCGGTCCGTTCAAGCTCGATCACTGGGCCAAGGGCTCCGAGATCACGCTCGTCAAGAACCCGGACTACTGGGGCACGCCCGCCGCGCTCGACAAGGCGACATTCCGCATCGTGCCCGACGCGGCCGCAGCTGTCCCCGCCTTGCTCTCGGGCGACATCCAGGCTTTCGCCAACATGCCCGCGCAGGACGCGCTCGCGCAGGTCCAGTCCGATCCGCGCTTCAGCGTCGTGATCGGCTCGACCGAGGGCGAGACGATCCTGTCGATCAACAACAAGAAGCCGCCCTTCGACAAGCTCGCGGTGCGGCAGGCGCTCGCCTCGGCGATCGATCGCAGTGCCGTCATCGCAGCCGCCTCGAACGGTCTTGGAAAGCCGATCGGGTCTCATTTCTCGCCGGGCGACGCGGGCTATGTCGATCTCACCGGCGTCTATCCGCACGATATCGCCAAGGCCAAGGCGTATCTGAAGGAAGCGGGGCTGGAGAACGGCTTCTCGGCCACGATCAAGCTGCCGCCCGTGCCCTACGCACGCGACGGCGGCCAGGTGATTCAGTCCCAGTTGAAGGAGATCGGTGTCAATCTGCAGATCATCCCGGTTGAATGGGCGGAGTGGCTGAGCCAGGTCTTCACCAACAAGGACTACGACCTGACGATCGTTTCCCATGTCGAGCCGAACGACATCGATATCTATTCGCGGCCCGGCTACTATTTCCAGTACGACAACCCGAAGTTCAACGATATCATCAAGGAGCTCGGCACCACGGTCGACAAGGACAAGAGGCTGGAGCTGCTGGGCGAGGCGCAGAAGATTCTCGCGCACGACGTGCCCGCCGTCTACCTGTTCGAGCTGCCGAAGATCGGCGTCTGGGACGCCAAGCTGCAGGGCATGTGGACGAACTGGCCGATCGAGGCGGACGATCTCACCAAGGTGAAGTGGACGGATTGA
- a CDS encoding acetylornithine deacetylase/succinyl-diaminopimelate desuccinylase family protein gives MNERLLKAVDDRTDDLVALTADLIRFPTVNPPGEAYRPCAEFLGARLRKRGFETEFIRAEGAPGDSDRYPRVNVVARFDGRSPGPCVHFNSHIDVVEAGDGWTVDPFAGVVKDGRVYGRGACDMKGGLAASVIAVEAFMATYPDFPGAIEISGTADEESGGFGGVAHLARLGYFSKPRVDHVIIPEPLNKDRICLGHRGVWWAEIETKGEIAHGSMPFLGDNAVRHMGAVLQAFEDELFPALDRKMTRMPVVPEGARRSTMNINSIHGGQTEDFRPGLPSPNVPDSCRLTIDRRFLLEEDIATVKGEVTGILERLKRERKRFDYEIRDLMEVLPLMTERDAPVVKAVAKGIMEVFDREPDYVISPGTYDQKHVARLGHLYDCIAYGPGILDLAHRPDEWVGIADMVESAKVMAIGLNVLLRGTTE, from the coding sequence ATGAATGAACGACTCCTCAAGGCGGTCGACGATCGGACCGACGACCTCGTTGCGCTGACCGCGGACCTGATCCGCTTCCCGACCGTCAATCCGCCGGGCGAAGCCTACCGGCCATGCGCCGAGTTCCTTGGCGCGCGCCTGAGGAAACGCGGCTTCGAAACGGAATTCATCCGTGCCGAGGGCGCGCCCGGCGACAGCGACCGTTATCCGCGCGTCAACGTCGTCGCCCGCTTCGACGGCCGCTCGCCCGGCCCCTGCGTGCATTTCAATTCGCATATCGACGTGGTCGAGGCCGGCGACGGCTGGACCGTCGATCCCTTTGCCGGCGTGGTGAAGGACGGCAGGGTCTATGGCCGCGGTGCCTGCGACATGAAGGGCGGTCTGGCGGCTTCGGTGATCGCCGTCGAGGCTTTCATGGCCACCTATCCCGACTTTCCCGGCGCCATCGAGATATCGGGCACGGCGGACGAGGAATCGGGCGGTTTCGGCGGCGTCGCCCATCTCGCCAGGCTCGGCTATTTCTCCAAGCCGAGGGTAGACCACGTCATCATCCCCGAGCCGCTCAACAAGGATCGCATCTGTCTTGGCCATCGCGGCGTCTGGTGGGCCGAGATCGAGACCAAGGGCGAGATCGCGCATGGCTCGATGCCGTTCCTCGGCGACAATGCGGTGCGCCATATGGGCGCCGTCCTGCAGGCCTTCGAGGACGAGTTGTTCCCGGCGCTCGACCGCAAGATGACGCGCATGCCGGTGGTGCCGGAAGGCGCAAGGCGCTCGACCATGAACATCAATTCCATCCATGGCGGCCAAACCGAGGATTTCCGGCCGGGTCTCCCCTCGCCCAACGTGCCGGATTCCTGCCGGCTCACCATTGACCGGCGCTTCCTGCTGGAAGAGGACATCGCCACCGTGAAGGGCGAAGTCACCGGCATCCTCGAACGGCTGAAGCGCGAGCGCAAGAGATTCGACTACGAGATCCGCGATCTGATGGAGGTGCTGCCGCTGATGACCGAGCGCGACGCGCCGGTGGTGAAGGCTGTCGCCAAGGGCATCATGGAAGTATTCGACCGCGAGCCGGACTACGTGATTTCGCCCGGCACCTACGACCAGAAGCACGTCGCGCGCCTCGGCCACCTTTACGACTGCATCGCCTACGGCCCGGGCATTCTCGACCTCGCCCACCGGCCGGACGAATGGGTCGGCATCGCCGACATGGTGGAATCGGCCAAGGTGATGGCGATCGGCCTCAACGTGCTCTTGCGCGGCACGACCGAATGA
- a CDS encoding zinc-binding dehydrogenase, translating to MRALQLIEDRRLETVDLPPPPPPSQGEVTLRIKAVALNHIDVWGWRGMAFAKRKLPLVVGAEAAGEVGAVGPGVSNLLPGQLVSIYGARTCGLCRACREGRDNLCEHVSGVHGFHLDGFAQEKINLPARLLVPAPPGVTEIGAAVAPVTFGTVEHMLFDNAKLEPGETILVHAGGSGIGTAAIQLAKRMGCTVITTVGSNDKIDKAKALGADHVINYREDRFEGVVRKLTKKKGVDVVFEHVGADTFAGSMLSLKRGGRLVTCGSTSGVSTQVNLMQLFQQQLKLLGSFGCRMENMANAMQKMAAGLVSPVIDTEVGFDDIDAALKRMEGRDVFGKIILRVS from the coding sequence ATGCGCGCATTGCAACTTATCGAGGACCGCCGTCTCGAAACGGTGGACCTGCCGCCTCCCCCGCCGCCTTCGCAGGGCGAGGTGACGCTCCGCATCAAAGCGGTGGCGCTCAACCATATCGATGTCTGGGGCTGGCGCGGCATGGCCTTCGCCAAGCGCAAGCTGCCGCTGGTCGTCGGCGCTGAAGCCGCCGGCGAGGTCGGGGCGGTCGGACCGGGCGTCTCCAACCTCTTGCCCGGACAGTTGGTCTCGATCTATGGCGCACGCACCTGTGGGCTCTGCCGCGCCTGCCGCGAAGGCCGCGACAATCTCTGCGAGCACGTCTCTGGCGTGCACGGCTTCCATCTCGACGGCTTCGCGCAAGAAAAGATCAACCTGCCGGCGCGCCTCCTTGTGCCCGCTCCGCCTGGCGTCACCGAAATCGGCGCGGCGGTCGCGCCCGTCACCTTCGGCACGGTCGAGCACATGCTGTTCGACAATGCCAAACTGGAACCCGGCGAAACCATTCTCGTCCATGCCGGCGGTTCCGGCATCGGCACCGCCGCCATCCAGTTGGCCAAGAGGATGGGCTGCACGGTCATCACCACGGTCGGCTCGAACGACAAGATCGACAAGGCCAAGGCGCTTGGCGCCGACCACGTCATCAACTACCGCGAGGACCGTTTCGAAGGCGTCGTGCGCAAGCTGACGAAGAAGAAAGGCGTCGACGTCGTCTTCGAGCATGTCGGCGCCGACACATTCGCCGGCTCGATGCTGTCCTTGAAACGCGGCGGACGTCTCGTCACCTGCGGCTCGACCTCCGGCGTTTCGACGCAGGTCAATCTCATGCAGCTCTTCCAGCAGCAGCTGAAGCTGCTCGGCTCCTTCGGCTGCCGCATGGAGAACATGGCCAACGCCATGCAGAAGATGGCCGCCGGTCTTGTCTCCCCCGTCATCGATACCGAGGTGGGTTTCGACGACATCGATGCCGCGCTGAAGCGCATGGAAGGCCGCGACGTCTTCGGCAAGATCATCCTGCGCGTTTCCTAG
- a CDS encoding lipid A biosynthesis lauroyl acyltransferase, protein MVGNALRKARRDFMFRYGRRLRQMEHWLVAKLAIVLLSLLRLLPPDSALNFADRAARRVGPLVGRHRVAVNNLRLAYPQKSDAEIEAIARDMWGNMARLAAEYIFLDALFDFDPDAAKPGRVEVRGIEHFVEIAGERKPHILFTGHLGNFELLPVAAATFGMNITALFRPPNNPYLADYIHSTRRSSMGALLPSAAGASFALAAILEKGGNIGVLVDQKFSGGVETTFFGRPCQTNPMLGMLARHYDCDVYPARCVRLPGNRFRLEIEDKLALPRTSDGSVDVDAATQLLTDVVERWVREDPGQWMWFHKRWEISGRRRKRAKAKAAAGQ, encoded by the coding sequence ATGGTCGGCAACGCGCTCAGGAAAGCCCGTCGGGACTTCATGTTCCGCTACGGCCGGCGGCTGCGCCAGATGGAGCACTGGCTGGTCGCCAAGCTCGCCATCGTGTTGCTCTCGCTGTTGCGCCTGTTGCCGCCCGACAGCGCGCTCAACTTCGCCGACCGCGCCGCCCGCCGGGTCGGTCCGCTGGTCGGGCGCCACCGCGTGGCGGTCAACAATCTGCGCCTTGCCTATCCGCAGAAGAGCGACGCCGAGATCGAGGCCATCGCGCGCGACATGTGGGGCAACATGGCCCGCCTCGCGGCCGAATACATCTTCCTCGACGCGCTGTTCGACTTCGATCCGGACGCTGCGAAGCCGGGGCGGGTCGAGGTTCGCGGCATCGAGCATTTCGTCGAGATCGCCGGCGAGCGGAAGCCGCACATCCTGTTCACCGGCCATCTCGGCAATTTCGAGCTGCTGCCGGTGGCGGCCGCCACATTCGGCATGAACATCACGGCGCTGTTCCGCCCGCCGAACAATCCTTATCTCGCCGACTACATTCACTCGACGCGCCGCTCTTCGATGGGCGCCCTGCTGCCCTCCGCCGCCGGAGCGTCTTTCGCCCTTGCCGCCATACTGGAAAAGGGCGGCAATATCGGCGTGCTGGTCGATCAGAAATTCTCGGGCGGCGTGGAGACGACCTTCTTCGGTCGGCCATGCCAGACCAATCCGATGTTGGGCATGCTCGCCCGCCACTATGACTGCGACGTCTACCCCGCCCGCTGCGTCAGGCTGCCGGGCAACCGCTTCCGCCTGGAAATCGAGGACAAGCTGGCCTTGCCGCGCACCAGTGACGGCAGCGTCGACGTCGATGCCGCCACCCAGCTTCTCACCGACGTGGTCGAACGCTGGGTGCGCGAGGATCCCGGACAGTGGATGTGGTTCCACAAGCGCTGGGAAATCAGCGGCCGCCGCCGCAAGCGCGCAAAGGCGAAGGCGGCAGCCGGCCAGTAA
- a CDS encoding ABC transporter permease encodes MTAYLLKRLIIAALTLVLASMVVFAVMEILPGDPARLMLGLNASADQVEMLRDQMGLNAPLALRYLHWAGGLLSLDFGRSYTYSVPVIDLVRERIAVSLPLALIALALSTIIAIPVGVFSASRQGRAGDALAMGAAQLGVAVPNFWFALILIYLFAVWLRLVPAGGFPGWGAGIWPALKSLILPAIALALPQAAILARVARSALIEVLNEDYIRTARAKGLPYRAVLWRHALRNAMIPVLTILGLQFAFLLAGTIIIENVFYLPGLGRLIFQAITQRDLIVVESIVMLLVAAVILINLLVDFSYAVVDPRLRGRQ; translated from the coding sequence ATGACCGCCTATCTCCTGAAACGCCTCATCATCGCGGCCCTCACACTGGTGCTGGCCTCGATGGTGGTGTTCGCGGTCATGGAGATCCTGCCCGGCGACCCGGCGCGCCTGATGCTGGGCCTCAATGCCAGCGCCGACCAGGTCGAGATGCTGCGCGACCAGATGGGGCTGAACGCGCCGCTGGCGCTGCGTTACCTGCACTGGGCGGGCGGCTTGCTCAGCCTCGATTTCGGCCGCTCATACACCTATTCGGTGCCTGTCATCGACCTGGTGCGGGAACGCATCGCCGTCTCCCTGCCGCTGGCGCTGATCGCCCTGGCGCTCTCGACCATCATCGCCATTCCGGTCGGCGTGTTCTCGGCCAGCCGCCAGGGCCGCGCGGGCGATGCGCTGGCGATGGGTGCCGCCCAGCTTGGCGTCGCCGTGCCGAATTTCTGGTTCGCGCTGATACTGATCTATCTCTTCGCTGTCTGGCTCCGGCTGGTGCCGGCCGGCGGTTTTCCGGGCTGGGGCGCCGGTATCTGGCCGGCGCTGAAATCCCTGATCCTGCCGGCCATCGCTCTTGCGCTGCCGCAGGCGGCGATCCTGGCGCGCGTCGCCCGCTCGGCACTGATCGAAGTTCTGAACGAGGACTATATCCGCACCGCCCGCGCCAAGGGCCTGCCCTATCGCGCCGTGCTGTGGCGCCACGCGCTGCGCAACGCCATGATCCCGGTGCTCACCATCCTCGGCCTGCAATTCGCCTTCCTGCTTGCCGGCACCATCATCATCGAGAATGTCTTCTATCTGCCTGGTCTCGGCCGGCTGATCTTCCAGGCCATCACCCAGCGCGACCTGATCGTGGTCGAGAGCATCGTCATGCTTTTGGTCGCCGCCGTGATCCTGATCAACCTCCTCGTCGATTTCTCCTACGCCGTCGTCGACCCGCGCCTCAGGGGCCGGCAATGA
- a CDS encoding beta-ketoacyl-ACP synthase has translation MANLRDHMGRPIVAVTGIGVVTSLGVGKADNWEALTSGKSGIHPITRFPVDHLNTRISGMVDFLPSSSKGASHLTYELAETAAQEAVSEAGLDSGAFGGPLFLASPPVELDWADRFSLYNSDKEETGAERLLRVARGLKELDIFETTQFGSIADRLADRFGTRGLPITLSTACASGATAIQLGVEAIRRGECDKALSIGADGSATAEALIRFSLLSALSTHNDIPEKASKPFSKDRDGFVLAEGSGALVLESLEAALARGATILGIMRGCGERADDFHRTRSKPDGSPAIAAVRAALADAGLGEDEIDYVNAHGTSTPENDKMEHLSLSTVFGERIGSMPISSNKSMIGHTLSAAGAVEAAFSLMTMRESVIPPTINYDNPDPAIVLDVVPNKKRNAEVGTVLSNSFGFGGQNTCLVMAREPV, from the coding sequence ATGGCCAATCTTCGCGATCACATGGGCAGGCCGATCGTCGCTGTGACCGGCATCGGCGTGGTGACATCGCTAGGCGTCGGCAAGGCAGATAATTGGGAGGCGCTGACCTCGGGCAAATCCGGCATCCATCCGATCACCCGCTTTCCCGTCGATCACCTCAACACCCGCATTTCCGGCATGGTCGACTTCCTGCCCTCGAGTTCGAAGGGCGCCAGCCACCTCACTTACGAACTGGCCGAGACGGCGGCCCAGGAGGCCGTCTCGGAAGCAGGCCTCGATTCCGGCGCTTTCGGCGGCCCGCTGTTCCTGGCCTCGCCGCCGGTCGAGCTCGACTGGGCCGACCGCTTCTCGCTGTATAACTCCGACAAGGAGGAGACAGGCGCCGAAAGGCTGCTGAGAGTCGCGCGCGGGCTGAAAGAGCTCGACATCTTCGAGACCACGCAGTTCGGCTCGATCGCCGACCGGCTGGCCGACCGCTTTGGCACGCGGGGGCTGCCGATCACGCTGTCGACGGCCTGTGCCTCCGGTGCCACCGCCATCCAGCTCGGTGTCGAAGCGATCCGGCGCGGCGAGTGCGACAAGGCGCTGTCGATCGGCGCCGACGGCTCGGCCACCGCCGAGGCGCTGATCCGCTTCTCGCTGCTGTCGGCGCTCTCCACCCATAACGATATCCCGGAGAAGGCATCAAAACCCTTCTCCAAGGACCGCGACGGTTTTGTCCTGGCCGAAGGCTCCGGCGCGTTGGTGCTGGAATCGCTGGAGGCCGCCCTTGCCCGCGGCGCGACCATCCTCGGCATCATGCGCGGCTGCGGCGAGCGCGCCGATGACTTCCACCGCACCCGCTCCAAGCCTGACGGCTCGCCGGCGATCGCGGCCGTGCGCGCCGCCCTTGCCGATGCGGGCCTCGGCGAAGACGAGATCGACTACGTCAACGCGCATGGCACCTCGACGCCCGAAAACGACAAGATGGAGCATTTGTCGCTGTCCACAGTCTTCGGCGAGCGCATCGGCTCGATGCCGATCTCCTCGAACAAGTCGATGATCGGCCACACGCTGTCTGCCGCCGGCGCGGTCGAGGCCGCCTTCTCGTTGATGACCATGCGCGAAAGCGTCATCCCGCCGACCATCAATTACGACAATCCCGATCCGGCGATTGTCCTCGACGTGGTGCCGAACAAGAAGCGCAACGCCGAGGTCGGCACGGTCTTGTCGAACTCGTTCGGCTTCGGCGGCCAGAACACCTGCCTTGTCATGGCGCGGGAACCGGTCTAA
- a CDS encoding ABC transporter ATP-binding protein has translation MSLLKIENLSLAIGATPILKDIDLAVAPGEVVGLVGESGSGKSMTALTIMRLLPHLARADGRVAFDGIDILAATEDQMCALRGDDIGMVFQEPMTALNPVKTIGEQVAEGIRWHTKASRAEAEERTRKILDRVGLPEAKFPLSRYPHELSGGQRQRVVIAIACALKPKLLIADEPTTALDVVLQAQILDLLRDLVRENRMGLLLISHDLAVVTEMADRLTILRRGEVTESGDTARTLSEQQHPYTRELALASVHVPARPKPHLAGSAKPLLEVEGVGRVYQGRRISLLRPAEPIRAVDDVSLTIEPAQSVALVGRSGCGKSTLARMVLALDKPTAGTIRFRGEPITGKPERALKPARRDMQVVFQDPYGSFDPRQKVERLVAEPLHLLEKQPAKTERREMVALALHEVGLGPRDMDKYPHEFSGGQRQRLSIARAIITRPKLVVADEPVSALDVSIRAQILDLFAELNQKLGIAYLFITHDLTVARAMADEVLVMHEGKIVERGRAADVLDHPRSEAAQALVAAAPDLHRAIARKMQEQG, from the coding sequence ATGAGCCTGCTCAAGATCGAGAACCTGTCGCTGGCGATCGGCGCCACGCCGATCCTGAAAGACATCGACCTGGCCGTCGCGCCCGGCGAGGTCGTCGGCCTGGTCGGCGAATCCGGCTCCGGCAAATCGATGACGGCGCTGACGATCATGCGGCTTTTGCCGCATCTGGCGCGCGCCGATGGCCGCGTCGCTTTCGACGGCATCGACATCCTCGCTGCCACCGAGGACCAGATGTGCGCCTTACGCGGCGACGATATCGGCATGGTCTTCCAGGAGCCGATGACGGCGCTCAATCCGGTCAAGACCATCGGCGAGCAGGTCGCCGAAGGCATTCGCTGGCACACCAAGGCGAGCCGCGCCGAGGCGGAAGAGCGCACACGAAAAATCCTGGATCGCGTCGGGCTGCCTGAAGCCAAATTCCCGCTGTCGCGCTACCCGCACGAACTGTCGGGCGGCCAGCGCCAGCGCGTCGTCATCGCCATCGCCTGCGCGCTGAAGCCGAAATTGCTAATCGCCGACGAGCCGACGACGGCGCTCGACGTGGTGCTGCAGGCGCAGATCCTCGACCTGTTGCGCGATCTGGTCCGCGAGAACCGAATGGGCCTGCTGCTCATCTCGCACGACCTCGCGGTGGTGACCGAGATGGCCGACCGCCTGACCATCCTTCGCCGCGGTGAAGTTACGGAATCCGGCGACACGGCGCGCACGCTGTCGGAGCAACAGCATCCCTACACGCGCGAGCTGGCGCTGGCTTCCGTGCACGTGCCGGCGCGTCCGAAACCGCACCTTGCCGGGTCGGCAAAACCCTTGCTCGAGGTCGAAGGCGTCGGCCGGGTCTATCAGGGGCGGCGCATATCGCTGTTGCGGCCGGCAGAGCCAATCCGCGCCGTCGACGACGTCTCGCTAACCATCGAACCGGCGCAATCGGTAGCGCTGGTCGGCCGCTCGGGCTGCGGCAAGTCCACGCTTGCCCGCATGGTCCTGGCACTGGACAAGCCGACGGCGGGCACGATCCGCTTTCGCGGCGAGCCCATCACAGGCAAGCCGGAACGGGCGCTGAAGCCGGCCCGGCGCGACATGCAGGTGGTGTTCCAGGATCCTTACGGCTCCTTCGACCCGCGCCAGAAGGTGGAGAGACTGGTGGCCGAGCCGCTGCACCTTCTGGAAAAGCAGCCGGCAAAGACCGAGCGCCGCGAGATGGTCGCGCTTGCGTTGCATGAAGTCGGGCTCGGCCCGCGCGACATGGACAAATATCCGCATGAATTCTCGGGCGGCCAGCGCCAGCGCCTGTCGATCGCCCGCGCTATCATCACCCGCCCGAAGCTGGTGGTGGCCGACGAGCCGGTCTCGGCGCTGGACGTCTCCATCCGCGCCCAGATCCTCGACCTTTTCGCCGAGCTCAACCAGAAGCTCGGCATCGCCTATCTGTTCATCACCCATGACCTGACCGTCGCCCGCGCCATGGCGGACGAGGTGCTGGTGATGCATGAAGGCAAGATCGTCGAGCGCGGCCGCGCCGCCGATGTGCTCGACCACCCGCGCTCGGAAGCGGCGCAAGCGCTGGTCGCGGCGGCGCCCGACCTGCACCGCGCGATCGCACGCAAGATGCAGGAACAGGGCTAG